The DNA sequence ttgagttatagccaaactctttgtcaattctaagggcacaaatcgcagacatcactttagctcttgtttgaaaaataattttaccattgtcttccttccattcggtatactgtaattttgacttttcaaattgttgagtcatagctcgcctcctttcactataactacctgtttgaaacatcttgaacaaagattaaaagaattatgtatctctcaaattttggctttttcctctaatgttctcgcctctcttgcctttttccactcaaagcaactcttggtcgttaatctttagatttattaataaaccttactagtcacaacccttaTTGATAAGAatatggagttagaaaaagaaaaggaaagtgaaggaccaaaccttggaagaataggaattggttatgtagaaaaaaaaaaggaaagaatttaggaaacccaaaacccacaagaataaggaaagaaattaTTACCTTAATCTTTAAGAACTAGGATTccctcttcttgttttctttcttgacttaaaaccaaataacacttgaattctacaaataataatgagGCATAATGCTTTTCTCTGGgctgattttcgttttttttttcttggttttttttttggttttgttttgctcaagaacctcccaagattatcaagattgaaatcttgattagcctatgctttgataccacttgataacaacacgataggggtccaagaattactaaagaaaattaagaaacgtgcggaagctgaaaaaaaataaagaaacaaaaaaaataacgAAAAATTAAAAGATAGAaggagtttcttgaattcaagaagtatATTCTTGAGGTTGAATCCTAACagcaacaattagctaacaaaaaactaatcgcctttggtagagaattaaaaataagagatagattgtgaaacccgaccctttagaataacaagaacaacaataagcctaaacttatcacctttcttgaatacctagaagtgatctaagattttgaaagagtttaatattaccaccttaagttgagtcttgaaggttgaagaataaatccaagagtagccatacacaagagtgcaagaaaaatctcacaatttttattgatattgtctataataatctaaaatctaaaaataaagaagacaacatatagagagggggtcacgaaattcctacctaaaaataaggaaataaagtcctaaactactttggacaacaagtccaaataccttaggaaaaggaaaaacactaggaaacaaaaaccaagtcaatcttggaaagtaactccaacaatcttaggaaaggGAAAatataaccttaactacctaggaaagcaataaatctagtaccaaaatatatggaaataagtaaaaaccaatcttggatagaatcttgaaagtcccaaaccaatcatggataggatcttggaaatctcgAAGGCAACTtacaagcaacttggcaccaacttgtacccaacttctatcacgcctattgaaccaTTCTTGGGCaccaagtaagtcctttttatgttataaaaatgtgtcttcatgtaggacttattgggatgcaagtttggacacatgtttaggtgccaaataggtccaatagtggcctgatttggaccttcttcggaagatgtctcttgggatctaatccacctcttcttggacatgaatttgtaccataaaataattataacacttagacaactcatatcctttatccttgagcactccgtcccaattaacaacttctttatttgcacttgaagtctaattaccttattttgcaactcattagcttgacatcttgttaaaggccctctttgagattctaaagcttcattcttgtccttgaatagatttgagcttcctagctATCATGGGGCAGCTTagttttgtgcttcgtgatcgcgaggtaTTTACCGCGATCGCGATTGAGGACTTCTAGGTAAAAACGAGAGATTGAGTTAatttcacaatttgattttgggagctcggattgaggcgattcttggagagattttcaagggagtgattgggtaagtgattctaacttggttttggttaaattacatgaatatatcctttatttcatcatttaattgtgTATTTGGGTTGATACTTTTGCGAAACATggagaaaacttcttaggctgaattttggggatttgagcagGATTTTGGTATCGGAATTCAGTAATTTTGGTATAAatggacttgtggttgaatgagtgtttagattttataatttttgtcaaattccgagacgtgggcctgggggttgacgtttgagttgacttttttacttttgattacgaacttagcattttcatatggaatcgattcctttagcttgagttgattgtatcaaaatgcttttggctagattcgaggcgttcggaggctgattcgcaaggcaagggcttgttggagtagagatttgcacggtttgaggtaagtaacacttctagaCTTGGTTATgaaggtatgaatccctgaattacgtgttatgtggttgatattgaggtgacacacatgctaggtgacgggcgtgtgggcatgcaccgtaggaattatgacttggtcgattccgtggaactgtatagttggATAATCTTGatgttatccgtatattctcccTGTGTTAGATAGATTTAGCtgcgattcatgttagaaatcatgcttaggctacatgttggtactgttaggacccacagaggtcgtgttgcaTGCTGAATTATGACTAATtcaggccgagggcctgattgagagGATATTTGTCACGTCCCTAAACGATGGGCCATgatgagtgcccgagtcctacctgtcgaacacccctaagcatgcgtctaagatataaacatgaattaagggtaggtcatgagtaacatctgtcaataaattGCTGAATTACGTGAATAACATACatgaggaaaacatgtccaaaagacatatatgcatatacatgcggaatacggtagggcgagccgacaaggctgctatagacaacgatatatccaaaactagaagccgagaaggccacatactatccaactatacatgactgccTACAAACCtataatagagtgtacaactgtataaaggacgggactgggccccgtcgtacccatatctatATACCAAACATAGCGTACCAAAACTAGTAATAGCTCCatatcaagtggagcacaccaattctcgctgatcaaggatcctaaaaagagGGATcatcagcctgtctacctgcacctgcagtatgaaacgcaggccctgggaaataggggcatcagtactaataatgtaccgagtatgtaaggcatgaaaatcagtacataaaagacttaaaagaaacatggagtaaaggaatccacctCTAGGTATAAATAACTTTTTTGAAtccttaattatttataaagtcatgcatgtgcatataaatatcGTATCATGCGTATGTTTatatgtacataacatcatcaagcctctgagggcatcctgccatatcatctcggcctctgtgggtgaaatcatcaacaTCTGCcaactaatcaggtggtggtgcatatataacgccgtaaacttttcccatatcccatatacatataacatacgcgtatataacaccatctgttcatgggtcgatatacatgtataaatgaatgaaatgcataagaagtaagttaataagatttctcaaaacGTCATAAAGATCAATTTGTCTTctgataaactttatcaattacgcatttttctgagacccatgaatagaagagataataataagacacatgggaattcaagaacataggcaccccaagtgcttctataaatagagacatttatgaaagttgtgcgtttgctcgttttgtttgtaccatatgggtcatgccaaaaggaaagaagggataaccttaaaatacctgagccgattttattgaaaatccctctaacacacgtcaatcgcgATAAAACACGTAACAACGAGattgaagtagggaaaaatccgtatgatattcttgagaaatgtTATACtgggctcccttagaattgcaaatcacGTTGCTATTACATTATGTAGTCTCGCATGAATTTTGTTGTAGCGAATCACGTTGCTATAGCAAATCCGTATGATATCTCTCTTTAATGAATTAGAGAGGTTCCTTATCATAGTGGTTGTGGGCCTCACTTGATAAGGATTACTTAGCCAACAAATTTCCTAAATATGCCACCTATCCTCTAGCCAAAAGAGTCACCATTTGGGCTTTGATCCATTTTTCACTTGCTGCCACATGGGGGTAGtgtcccccccctcccccccccccaaatatttATCCACAATTTCTAATTACCTTGTTAATATCCCacaaaaatcaataattaacccattaccaacataattaggaattatctcaaattacttaaaatactaatcacttttaacatactttatacaccttactatcatggtcatgtggtaccttgtatggcactagtccataaataccgggtattatagcttgaaccgtattttatcccaaattgacaaacttcaacgaatactcattctttgatttgtttaccctctaatcttcacgacactcacttatcacttgttacaaataacataaatacttataacctcaaaaataatctcattcccgagcttacgtcgattaacttacggcgaaactttaacatacgaaatgcggaatgtaacatccttccctcttagaaacattcatccttgaatgttttactccccgggatctatataaatttTGGTAGAGTTGCCTTTGTAACAGTACTAATACCAACCCTTCCTGTAGCAAACTCCATAATTCAATGACATATattgccacaatcatcaataacgacaatagcctcacatgaccaaagacaataactaacacaagaatccatacacgcaccttcaggctgtgatgtctcagtcggatccTCCTCTGGAAGAGGAAACAAGAGGGGATACCTAGACTTTATGTCTTCttcggcttcccaagtcatttcttccacattattgtttctccaaagtactttcgtcaaagctacgtctttagtcctcaatctttgaacctgtctatctagtatagcaatgggagcttcctcgtATGATaactgctctgtgacctgaacatcatcaAATGGAAAAATTCtagaaggatctccgatacattGACGGAGCATTGACACATAAAAGACTGGATGTTCAGACTCCAAGTCAGAAGACAAGTCTAATTCATATGCTACATGGCCTACCTtacgtatgatcttatatggtccaatgtacctaGGGCTAAGTTTTCcattcttaccgaacctcataatgcctttcatcggtgatacctttaggaatacccagtagtcaacctgaaactccaagtctcgtcaccAATTATACATATAAGGCTTCTGACGGCTTTGAGATGCTAATAgtctttcctgtataagcttaatcttctcgattgcctgttgtaccaGCTCTAGTCCtgctaacttagtttccccaacattgAACCATCcgataggcgacctacactttcgcccttaaagagcttcgtatggagccatctgaatactagaatgatagctattattatacgtgaactcaataagcggcagatgatcatcccatctacccttgaagtctatcacacaagcctgTAATATATCCTCCGGTGTCTAAATAGTATGCTTagcctgtccgtctgtctggggatgaaatgttgtactaagatacctgagtccccaatctgttttggaaggacctccaaaaGTTGGCTATAAACTGAGctcctctatctgagataatagatatagggacaccatgaagtcatactatctccttaatgtaaagccttgcatctCTGCgaaatatgtagtcctaacagaCAGAAAATGGGCTAATTTTTTAAGTTTATCAACAATCaaccatatagaatcgaacttacgctagATACGAGGTAAGCCattgatgaaatccatattatttacttcccatttccaagtcggaatatCTATAGCTTGCAATAATCCACCGgatttttgatgctcaatcttaacctgctggcagttagggcactgagcaacaaactcttctatatccttttttattccatcccaccaatatatttccctgatatcatgatacatctttgttgctcctggatggacaaaataacgagaatagtgagtctctcccataacctgccggcATAGACCTGCAACataatcaagaacataggcactcctagtacttctatgacaatccctctaacacacaccAAACACGACAAAACATGCAACGGCGAGATCAAAGTAGGGataaatccgtatgatattcttgagaaagattgtatcgGGCTTTTTTAGAATCACAAATCCCTTGAAGCAATAACATTGCTATTGAAAAATCATCTTTGTTGAATCTTTCATCTTAAGATGTGAGCAATTCAATAACGTTGCTATTGCAAAATCTCACAttgcttaagatgctatgaaatctaGTTTGAATTATTGAAGGTCTGTTCCTAAAGTTTGATATATGCACCTCTCTTTTAAAATAGAGAGGTCTTATATTTGAATGGGCGTGGGCCCCACTTCAAGTGGTGGCTTAACTACATAACCCTTTAACTTTCCACCTTACattaatgacttaagagtcattaatTTTGGGGTggtttgctgccacgttggggggggggggttagtcTTATCCCAAGtctttaattaatcacccaacaatttcttaattaactaggtaatctcccattacccaataattaagaattatctcaaattacttaaaatactactcacttttaacacactttatacatcatactatcatggtcatgtggtaccttgtatggcactagtccataaatactgggtattatagctcagaccgtattttTATTCCAAATCGACAATCaccaacgaaactcattttctttgacttgcttaccctctcaccttcacgaatttacttatcacttgtttgaaatagcataatacttataaccttaaAATAATCTtcttcccgagcttacgtcgattaacttacgacgaaagtttaacgtacgaaaatgcgggatgtaacatatcatttccgagcttatatcaatttacttatggcatacttttcacgtacgaaaacatgggctATAACAGGTGGAATGATATACTCAACTCAACTTATGTGCTCAACTCTCGATGCACTGCTCtctaaaactgtgatgtaaattgcatgccccgatctgaaatgatggacaccggtacaccgtgaaggcgaactttctcgtggatgtaaatctcagccaaccgctctgaagaataagtagccCCAACTGGAACGAAATGTGCGCACTTTGTCAACCGGTCCACAGTCattcaaatagcatcaaacttcctcgaagtctgtgggagcccaactacaaaatccatggtgatacgcttccATTTCCACTACGGGATCTCAAGCGTCTGAAGCAATCCAcacggtctctgatgctcatactttacatactgacaatttaggcatcgagctacaaaccccactatatccttcatCATCCTCCTTCACTAATAGTGTTGCCttaagtcatgatacatctttgcagcacttGGATGAAtcgaataccgcgaactgtgggcctcttcaagaatcaagtcatgcaacccatctacattgggtacacagatCCGAtcatgcatccgcaacaccccatcatccccaatagtaacctccgtggcatcaccgtgctgaattgtatccttaaggacaagaaatttgggatcatcatactggtacTCTGTGATGCAGTCATATaagaaagaccgagaaaccacacaagctagaatcTGAATGGGCTCCGAGATATCTAATCTCAtgaattggttggccaaggcctgaacatcagcTGCAAGCGGTCTCTCGCCAATAGCAATAAAggaaaggctacccatactcaccgcctttctactcaaggcaccggccactatattggccttcatggtatgatacagaatggtaatatcatagtcctttagtagctccaaccatctccgctgtctcaaatttagatccttatgTTTGAACAAGtattggagactccgatgatctgtaaatacctcacaagatacACCACAGagataattcctccaaatcttcattgCATAAATGATGGCtatcaactccaaatcatgaacatggtagttcttcatGGGGATTCaattggcgcgaagcataagcaatcactctaccctcctgcatcaagacatacccaataccaatctgagaagcatcacaatacactgtataagtctctgaagctgaaggtaaaactagaactggagcggtggtcaaggcagtcttgagcttctgaaagctctcctcaaacTCATCCAGCCACCTGAATAGAGTACCATTCTGAGTCAATCTTgtcaaaggcgctgcaatggatgagaaaccctccacaaagcgatgataatatccggccaagccgagaaagctctgaatcttaGTAGCTAAatatggtctgggccaactctgaaccgtctctatcttctttggatccacattaatcccctcactggacatcacgtgccccaagaatgccactgaactgagccaaaactcacacttggagaacttggcataaaactTCTCCTCCCCCAAACTCTAAAGAACAATCCACAAATGTTGTACATGCTCTTCTTTGCTACATGAGTACACTATGACaaaaaaatcaagatatggctgaaatacactgttcatcagatgcatgaatgctgctggagcattggtcagcccaaaagaaattacatagaactcatagtgaccatagcaggtcctgaatgtcgtcttcagaatatccgagtcccaaatcttcacctggtgatacccagacctcaaatcaatcttagagaataccctcgctccctgaagctggtcaaatagttCATCAATACACATAAAAGGAtaattgttcttgattgtaactttgttcaactgcctatagttaatgcacatccgcatagtaccatccttcttcttcacaaacagaattggtgcaccccatagcgacatactaggcctaataaaccccttatcaagaactcctgaagctgctctttcaattctttcaactaagctagtgccatacgatacagaggaatagaaataggctgagtgccctgcactaagtcaataccaaaatcaatatccctatcgggtggcatgcccgacaggtttgcgggaaacacattcggaaagtctcgcactaccgaaacagaatcaatagtaggggtatcatCACCAATACCCCTCACAAAggtgttacatcccgcatttcatACGTTaatgtttcgtcgtaagttaatcgatgtagactcgggaatgagattatttttgaggttataagcatttatgttatttataacaggcgataagtaagtgccgtgaaagttaatgggtaaacgaatcaaacaaaatgagtttcgttgaaggttgtcaatttgagataaaatacggtccgagctataatatccagtatttatggactagtgccatacaaggtaccacatgaccatgatagcaataaggtgtgttaaaagtgagtagtattttaagtaatttgagctaattcttaattatgtagataattaggtaattattgatttgagtgggagattagctaattaattaagATCTTTGGATAAGTCTAAAGAACATTAACGTGGCAGCCAAGGACCTTAGATAAATGTGACTCTTAAGTTCTTATAATAAGGTAGCACACTTAGAGGATTATGTGGCTAAATCATCAACAAAGTTGGGGCCCACAACCTAAAATTTTAAGTCATCTTCCTACATCTTTAAAGGGGGTGTATGTGCTAAGTAAAAGATGAATTCCCATATGAATTCATATGCAATTTCATAACGCTACAACAGCGTGAGATAGAAATTTTAagggagcacggtacaatctttttcaaaatatcatacggattgtcgtgtgttagagggattgtcaagagaatcagctcaggtatgttaaggctatcccttctttcattttggcacgATCCATATGATTCaacaaaatgagcaaatgcacaaattTCACAAACgaatctattcttagaagtactagtgattcctatgttcttgatttcccatgtgtcttattattatatcttatgttcatgtGTCACAaaaaaatatgtagttgataaaatttatccaaaggcatattgatcttatgacataccAAGAAGTCTTATAAACTTACTTCTTatgtatttcattcatttatacatgtacattgacccatgaccagatggcgttatatacgcgtatattatatgtatataggatatgggaaaaggttacggcgttatatacacaccaccacctgatcagctggtatacatgaTGAtgtcgcccacagaggccgagatgatatgacgaGATGGCCTCAGTGGCtagatgatgttatgaacacatatacctatgcatgatacgacatttatacgcacatgcatgactttataaatatttcaggattcacaaagttatttagacttacagatggattcctttactccatgtttcatttGTGTCTTTTATGGACTCATTTTcatgccttgcatactcggtacattattcgtattgatgtcccttttccttggggacattgcgtttcatgcccgcaggtggcccatcggtttgggtcgtgacaaaaggccaaatatgacagataCCCCTTCCGAACCAtccattgggccttcaaatatgaaatcactcttctgggaacatagtctaaagaacctctccactcaatccttggcaaccctggcatcgccaacgtcacggtcttatcttgacaatccagaatagcatgacatggagacaccaatccatacccaaaatcacatcgaaattgaccatactaagcaataagagatcaactctaatctccaatcccctaatagtcactacacacaacCGATATACACTgtcacaacaatagtatcgcccgccggtgtagatacatgaacaggtgaaactaaggactcacgggacatatccaaataatgagtaaaataggatgatacatagcaataagtggaactagggtcaaattaTATAGAAGC is a window from the Nicotiana tomentosiformis chromosome 10, ASM39032v3, whole genome shotgun sequence genome containing:
- the LOC138899949 gene encoding uncharacterized protein; this translates as MKGIMRFGKNGKLSPRYIGPYKIIRKVGHVAYELDLSSDLESEHPVFYVSMLRQCIGDPSRIFPFDDVQVTEQLSYEEAPIAILDRQVQRLRTKDVALTKVLWRNNNVEEMTWEAEEDIKSRYPLLFPLPEEDPTETSQPEGACMDSCVSYCLWSCEAIVVIDDCGNICH